A stretch of Saccharothrix texasensis DNA encodes these proteins:
- a CDS encoding DUF397 domain-containing protein yields MWRKSSRSNGGGNGNCVEVSLAGRSARVRDSKNPAGPTVALPDWAGFLAAVKKGSYDA; encoded by the coding sequence GTGTGGCGCAAGAGCAGCCGTAGCAACGGCGGCGGGAACGGCAACTGCGTCGAGGTCTCGCTGGCGGGCCGTTCGGCGCGGGTGCGGGACTCGAAGAACCCGGCTGGGCCGACCGTGGCGCTGCCGGACTGGGCCGGTTTCCTCGCCGCGGTGAAGAAGGGCTCGTACGACGCCTGA
- a CDS encoding helix-turn-helix domain-containing protein has translation MSRNEPTHRMRRLGEVLRELRQRAGLSQQEAADRLNYDHRKISRIEKGQRPDYHGMRAMLDTYGVPFSQWEPYMEMYARALEKGWWTKYDLEDQGYISLEHDASKVSDFQVTYVPGLLQTADYSRAVLAGARVQRSKRWIANQIEVRLLRQEQLLGEEPIELHAIMLESALAQASQAQLLHLDSRCRLPNVTVQVLPHRAGFHEGQYGAFTVLDFPARADRSVLYVEHAAGSLHVEDPSKVKVAKLTFTHLSKLALSPEESAEWLGRLAAER, from the coding sequence GTGAGCAGGAACGAGCCGACTCACCGGATGCGCAGGCTCGGCGAGGTCCTGCGGGAACTGCGCCAACGGGCGGGCCTGTCGCAGCAGGAAGCAGCCGACCGGCTCAACTACGACCACCGCAAGATCAGCCGGATCGAGAAGGGCCAGCGACCCGACTACCACGGCATGCGCGCCATGCTCGACACCTACGGCGTCCCGTTCTCCCAGTGGGAGCCGTACATGGAGATGTACGCGCGGGCGTTGGAGAAGGGCTGGTGGACCAAGTACGACCTGGAGGACCAGGGCTACATCAGCCTCGAGCACGACGCCTCCAAGGTCTCCGACTTCCAGGTCACCTACGTCCCCGGCCTCCTCCAGACCGCCGACTACTCGCGGGCCGTGCTGGCAGGCGCGCGGGTGCAGCGGTCGAAGCGGTGGATCGCGAACCAGATCGAGGTGAGGCTGCTCAGGCAAGAGCAGCTGCTCGGCGAAGAACCGATCGAACTGCACGCGATCATGTTGGAGAGTGCGCTGGCTCAGGCCTCGCAGGCGCAGTTGCTGCACCTCGACTCGCGATGCCGACTGCCCAACGTGACGGTGCAGGTCCTGCCGCATCGGGCGGGGTTCCACGAAGGGCAGTACGGCGCGTTCACCGTGCTGGACTTCCCGGCGAGGGCGGACCGATCGGTGTTGTACGTCGAGCACGCGGCGGGATCGTTGCACGTGGAGGACCCGTCGAAGGTGAAGGTGGCTAAGCTGACCTTCACCCATCTCTCGAAGTTGGCGTTGTCCCCCGAGGAGTCCGCCGAGTGGCTTGGGAGGTTGGCAGCTGAGCGCTAG
- a CDS encoding DUF6474 family protein, translated as MARDKGKGFTPSRAKNLMGVAKVLAPTLIPVMAPVAARAAALLSDRYDHYRASRLGVPVDQLTRYSGKGARLHARIAGFADALAQLRDTEPTYVQDTEKRLAQLLAAVRASERMPAPRRRAAHRAVSVDLDAMEADLLKRLGV; from the coding sequence ATGGCGCGCGACAAGGGCAAGGGGTTCACCCCGAGCAGGGCGAAGAACCTCATGGGCGTGGCCAAGGTGTTGGCGCCGACGCTGATCCCGGTGATGGCGCCGGTCGCGGCGCGGGCCGCCGCGCTCCTGAGCGACCGCTACGACCACTACCGGGCGTCCCGGCTCGGGGTCCCGGTCGACCAGCTGACCAGGTACTCGGGCAAGGGGGCGCGGCTGCACGCCCGGATCGCCGGGTTCGCCGACGCGCTCGCCCAGCTGCGCGACACCGAGCCGACCTACGTCCAGGACACCGAGAAGCGGCTGGCCCAGCTGCTGGCCGCGGTGCGGGCGTCGGAGCGGATGCCCGCGCCGCGGCGCAGGGCGGCGCACCGCGCGGTCTCGGTCGACCTGGACGCGATGGAAGCCGACCTGCTCAAACGCCTCGGCGTGTGA
- a CDS encoding gamma-glutamyltransferase family protein, whose translation MFTTRPELVGTHGMVASTHWLASGAGMAVLEDGGNAFDAAVAVGFVLQVVEPHLNGPGGEVPVVFAAAGETAPRVLCGQGVAPAGATIAHYTGLGLDLVPGSGLLAATVPGAWDGWLTLLRDYGTKTLREVLGYAIGYARDGFPLLERAAFTIATVSDLFRDHWTSSAALWLSGGQPPKAGARFRNPKLADTWEWLLAAAEAAGSDREAQIEAARRAWSQGFVAAQVDEFSRIAHRDDSGADHAGVLTGADMASWEASYEDAVSVDFGSWSVVKPGAWTQGPVLLQQLLLLEGFADRMSYVDGVPSAETVHLAAECAKLAFADREAWYGDHGDVPLDALLSREYADRRRQLVADHASLDLRPGSPGAAAARLPGHVLRGPRLANREDGGGALGEPTVSGVGTVKGDTVHVDVVDRWGNIVSATPSGGWLQSSPTIPSLGFCLGSRAQMFWLDEGLPNSLAPGKRPRITLSPTLALRDGLPAMAFGTPGGDQQDQWQLGFWLAHTAGGMNLQEAIDSPMWHTNAFPSSFYPRSWTPGELVVESRIGDAAMAELRDRGHAVLDAGPWTLGRMSAVARDARDGLLRAAANPRGAQGYAVGR comes from the coding sequence ATGTTCACCACGCGTCCTGAACTCGTCGGCACGCACGGAATGGTCGCGTCCACGCACTGGCTCGCCTCCGGCGCGGGCATGGCCGTCCTGGAGGACGGCGGCAACGCCTTCGACGCCGCCGTCGCGGTCGGCTTCGTGCTGCAAGTGGTGGAGCCGCACCTCAACGGGCCGGGCGGCGAGGTGCCCGTGGTGTTCGCCGCCGCCGGCGAGACCGCGCCCCGCGTGCTGTGCGGCCAGGGCGTGGCGCCCGCCGGCGCGACGATCGCGCACTACACGGGCCTGGGGCTGGACCTCGTGCCGGGCAGCGGGCTGCTGGCGGCCACCGTGCCGGGCGCGTGGGACGGCTGGCTGACGCTGCTGCGCGACTACGGGACCAAGACGCTGCGCGAGGTGCTGGGGTACGCGATCGGGTACGCGCGCGACGGGTTCCCGCTGCTGGAACGGGCGGCGTTCACCATCGCGACGGTCAGCGACCTGTTCCGCGACCACTGGACGTCGTCGGCGGCGCTGTGGTTGTCCGGCGGGCAGCCGCCGAAGGCCGGCGCGCGGTTCCGCAACCCCAAGCTCGCGGACACCTGGGAGTGGCTGCTGGCCGCCGCCGAGGCCGCCGGGTCGGACCGCGAGGCGCAGATCGAGGCGGCGCGGCGGGCGTGGTCGCAGGGGTTCGTGGCGGCCCAGGTGGACGAGTTCTCCCGGATCGCGCACCGCGACGACTCGGGGGCCGACCACGCCGGGGTGCTGACCGGCGCGGACATGGCGTCGTGGGAGGCGTCCTACGAGGACGCCGTGTCGGTGGACTTCGGGTCGTGGAGCGTGGTGAAGCCGGGGGCGTGGACCCAGGGACCCGTGCTGCTCCAGCAGTTGCTGCTGCTGGAGGGCTTCGCGGACCGGATGTCCTACGTGGACGGCGTGCCGTCGGCGGAGACCGTGCACCTGGCGGCGGAGTGCGCGAAGCTGGCGTTCGCCGACCGGGAGGCCTGGTACGGCGACCACGGCGACGTGCCGCTGGACGCCCTCCTGTCCAGGGAGTACGCGGACCGGCGGCGGCAGCTCGTGGCCGATCACGCCTCGCTCGACCTGCGGCCCGGCTCACCCGGCGCGGCGGCGGCCCGGCTGCCCGGGCACGTGCTGCGCGGCCCGCGCCTCGCGAACCGGGAGGACGGCGGCGGCGCGCTCGGCGAACCCACCGTGTCGGGCGTAGGCACGGTCAAGGGCGACACGGTCCACGTGGACGTGGTCGACCGCTGGGGCAACATCGTCTCGGCCACCCCGTCCGGCGGCTGGTTGCAGTCCTCGCCGACCATCCCGTCGCTCGGGTTCTGCCTCGGCAGCCGGGCGCAGATGTTCTGGCTGGACGAGGGCCTGCCCAACTCCCTGGCACCCGGCAAGCGACCCCGGATCACCCTGTCCCCGACGCTGGCCCTGCGCGACGGCCTGCCCGCGATGGCGTTCGGCACCCCCGGCGGCGACCAGCAGGACCAGTGGCAGCTGGGGTTCTGGCTCGCGCACACCGCGGGCGGGATGAACCTTCAGGAGGCCATCGACTCGCCGATGTGGCACACCAACGCGTTCCCGAGCTCGTTCTACCCGCGCTCGTGGACGCCCGGCGAACTCGTGGTCGAGTCGCGGATCGGCGACGCCGCGATGGCGGAGCTGCGCGACCGCGGCCACGCGGTCCTCGACGCCGGACCGTGGACGCTGGGCCGCATGTCGGCCGTCGCCCGGGACGCGCGCGACGGCCTGCTGCGCGCCGCCGCCAACCCGCGCGGCGCCCAGGGGTACGCCGTCGGCCGCTGA
- a CDS encoding alginate O-acetyltransferase AlgX-related protein: MSTDPPPKSLPAVPESLLPREHALYRPRHSGRQRTALTLAVIFFCAPALLLLVGVRPAEFENRKLAEFPSITDGWGFFTGFNAWASDHVPLRDKAVAAANGISRGVFGEAPDLDRRQDVVGPVPTPPKDPSADLPDPTAFVDAIEGKDDWLYLGADVEGACDPVMPIAEVHARLARLRAAVESSGRRFLLVVAPNKSTMVPDYLPSKFYGKDCFTKARDEFWRGIGKTGALDLRSRIEETAKLTNRLPYPKYDSHWTHEGSLVMARVITDTVKPNTSKAWKVEPTKVVDREGDLAPLLGRTATDPIQSYDLAPDGSTVRNHEITPDPKPQRFTQPPSKGVATAKVGLLGDSFAYYAAQYLVACFTDLTMVHVERLTHDPREVARALAANDVVVLEAAERLLVSGLDPVLEPPVIDIIAEEMAKQPR, from the coding sequence GTGAGCACCGACCCGCCGCCCAAGAGCCTCCCGGCGGTGCCGGAGTCGCTGCTGCCCCGCGAGCACGCCCTCTACCGGCCGCGGCACAGCGGTCGCCAGCGCACCGCGCTCACCCTCGCGGTCATCTTCTTCTGCGCGCCCGCCCTGCTGCTGCTGGTCGGCGTGCGCCCGGCGGAGTTCGAGAACCGCAAGCTCGCCGAGTTCCCGTCGATCACCGACGGCTGGGGCTTCTTCACCGGGTTCAACGCGTGGGCGAGCGACCACGTGCCGCTGCGCGACAAGGCCGTGGCCGCCGCGAACGGCATCAGCCGCGGCGTGTTCGGCGAGGCGCCGGACCTCGACCGGCGGCAGGACGTCGTCGGCCCGGTGCCGACGCCGCCGAAGGACCCGTCCGCGGACCTGCCCGACCCGACGGCGTTCGTCGACGCGATCGAGGGCAAGGACGACTGGCTGTACCTCGGCGCGGACGTCGAGGGCGCGTGCGACCCGGTGATGCCGATCGCCGAGGTGCACGCCCGGCTGGCCCGCCTGCGTGCCGCGGTCGAGTCGTCGGGGCGGCGGTTCCTGCTGGTCGTCGCGCCGAACAAGAGCACGATGGTGCCCGACTACCTGCCGTCGAAGTTCTACGGCAAGGACTGCTTCACCAAGGCGCGCGACGAGTTCTGGCGGGGCATCGGCAAGACGGGCGCGCTCGACCTGCGGTCGCGGATCGAGGAGACCGCCAAGCTGACCAACCGCCTGCCCTACCCCAAGTACGACAGCCACTGGACGCACGAGGGCAGCCTCGTGATGGCCCGCGTCATCACCGACACCGTCAAGCCGAACACCTCCAAGGCCTGGAAGGTCGAGCCGACGAAGGTGGTCGACCGCGAGGGCGACCTGGCGCCGCTGCTGGGCCGGACCGCGACGGACCCGATCCAGTCCTACGACCTCGCGCCCGACGGCAGCACGGTGCGCAACCACGAGATCACGCCCGACCCCAAGCCGCAGCGGTTCACGCAGCCGCCCTCGAAGGGCGTGGCGACCGCCAAGGTGGGGCTGCTCGGCGACTCGTTCGCCTACTACGCGGCGCAGTACCTGGTGGCCTGCTTCACCGACTTGACGATGGTGCACGTCGAACGCCTCACCCACGACCCGCGCGAGGTCGCCCGCGCCCTCGCGGCCAACGACGTCGTGGTGCTGGAAGCGGCCGAGCGGCTGCTCGTCAGCGGGCTGGACCCGGTGCTGGAACCGCCGGTCATCGACATCATCGCCGAGGAGATGGCGAAGCAGCCGCGCTAG
- a CDS encoding TM0106 family RecB-like putative nuclease → MTSQVQLDAGVVTRCRRRVHLEHDPTMRDVPRLPPDPTGQQRKADANDHRQAVATALGRFVGSDLMEIPQDVPSADRERVTAAAMQAGVPYIWGAALPRDPLGGRRGGIDLLVKETTGYVPVLVVRHKVSDPGQGARTSPLSYPLPGGARVDPLRKVRPQPRDQLRLAHAQRQLQASGFAAQGRATGGVIGMDADVVVWHDLEAPTWPGGRNALAEYDTRFADRLAVASAAATGADPQARPSRIVECRSCPWWPVCETDLKAARDVSLVVRGEDAVALRKAGVRTVDDLAAQDPDAQVVPLVGMLHPDAVILARAWLRDLTVVRRVSRMEVPRADVEVDVDMESFGDLGAYMWGCWLSGQDVGEEHGYRAFATWDPLPCADEARSFAEFWGWLTGVRLRARARGLSFKAYCYNELAENRWLLGSAERFKGQPGIPTVAQVREFITSDSWVDLFGIVQDQFLCAHGKGLKTIAPVAGFRWRDPEAGGENSMRWYRDAVGMDGRPPDPAQRRRLLEYNEDDVRATHTLRLWMTSDAMDDLPFAGDL, encoded by the coding sequence GTGACTTCCCAGGTGCAGCTCGACGCCGGCGTGGTCACTCGTTGCCGCCGGCGGGTGCACCTCGAACACGATCCGACCATGCGCGACGTGCCCAGACTGCCACCGGACCCCACCGGTCAGCAGCGCAAGGCCGACGCGAACGACCACCGGCAGGCGGTCGCCACCGCGCTGGGCCGGTTCGTCGGGTCCGACCTGATGGAGATCCCGCAGGACGTGCCGTCGGCCGACCGCGAGCGCGTCACCGCCGCCGCGATGCAGGCGGGGGTGCCCTACATCTGGGGCGCGGCGCTGCCCCGCGACCCGCTGGGCGGCCGGCGCGGCGGCATCGACCTGCTGGTGAAGGAGACGACCGGGTACGTGCCGGTGCTCGTGGTCCGGCACAAGGTCAGCGACCCCGGCCAGGGCGCGCGGACGTCACCGCTGTCCTACCCGTTGCCGGGCGGCGCGCGGGTCGACCCGCTGCGCAAGGTCCGGCCCCAGCCGCGCGACCAGCTCCGGCTGGCGCACGCGCAGCGGCAGCTCCAGGCCTCCGGCTTCGCCGCGCAGGGCCGGGCGACCGGCGGCGTGATCGGCATGGACGCCGACGTCGTCGTGTGGCACGACCTGGAAGCGCCCACGTGGCCGGGCGGCCGGAACGCCCTCGCCGAGTACGACACCCGGTTCGCCGACCGGCTGGCCGTGGCGTCCGCCGCCGCCACCGGCGCCGACCCGCAGGCCCGCCCGTCCCGGATCGTGGAGTGCCGCAGCTGCCCGTGGTGGCCGGTGTGCGAGACCGACCTGAAGGCCGCGCGCGACGTCAGCCTCGTGGTGCGCGGCGAGGACGCCGTGGCGCTGCGCAAGGCCGGCGTCCGCACCGTCGACGACCTGGCCGCGCAGGACCCGGACGCGCAGGTCGTCCCGCTGGTCGGGATGCTGCACCCGGACGCGGTGATCCTCGCCCGCGCCTGGCTGCGCGACCTCACCGTGGTGCGCCGCGTGTCCCGCATGGAGGTGCCGCGCGCCGACGTCGAGGTCGACGTGGACATGGAGAGCTTCGGCGACCTCGGTGCCTACATGTGGGGCTGCTGGCTGTCCGGGCAGGACGTCGGCGAGGAGCACGGCTACCGCGCGTTCGCCACCTGGGACCCGCTGCCGTGCGCGGACGAGGCCCGGTCGTTCGCCGAGTTCTGGGGTTGGCTGACGGGCGTCCGGCTGCGCGCCCGCGCGCGTGGCCTGTCGTTCAAGGCCTACTGCTACAACGAGCTCGCGGAGAACCGCTGGCTGCTCGGGTCGGCCGAGCGGTTCAAGGGGCAGCCCGGCATCCCCACCGTGGCGCAGGTGCGGGAGTTCATCACGTCCGACTCGTGGGTCGACCTGTTCGGCATCGTGCAGGACCAGTTCCTGTGCGCGCACGGCAAGGGCCTGAAGACCATCGCCCCCGTCGCCGGCTTCCGCTGGCGCGACCCGGAGGCGGGCGGCGAGAACTCGATGCGCTGGTACCGCGACGCCGTGGGCATGGACGGCCGGCCGCCGGACCCCGCCCAGCGCCGCCGGTTGCTGGAGTACAACGAGGACGACGTCCGCGCCACCCACACCCTGCGGCTGTGGATGACGTCGGACGCCATGGACGACCTGCCGTTCGCCGGCGACCTCTGA
- a CDS encoding response regulator transcription factor: protein MIRVVLADDQALVRAGFRLLLDTEDGFEVVGEAGDGAEAVRRAHEHRPDVVVMDIRMPGTDGLAATRQICAELPEVKVLVLTTFNVDEYVFEALRSGASGFLLKDTDPVELLRALTVVAEGEALLAPSVTRKLIEEFANRPEHRRPDPRALRELTAREREVLALVAAGMSNDEIAEHLVISPATSRTHVSRVMTKLGARDRAQLVVLAYESGLVSPRRG from the coding sequence GTGATCAGGGTGGTGCTGGCCGACGACCAGGCGTTGGTGCGCGCGGGGTTCCGCCTGCTGCTCGACACCGAGGACGGCTTCGAGGTCGTCGGCGAGGCCGGTGACGGCGCGGAGGCGGTCCGGCGCGCGCACGAGCACCGCCCGGACGTCGTGGTGATGGACATCCGGATGCCGGGCACGGACGGACTGGCCGCCACCCGGCAGATCTGCGCCGAGCTGCCGGAGGTGAAGGTGCTGGTGCTGACGACCTTCAACGTGGACGAGTACGTGTTCGAGGCGTTGCGGAGCGGCGCGTCGGGTTTCCTGCTCAAGGACACCGATCCGGTCGAGCTGCTGCGCGCCCTCACGGTGGTCGCGGAGGGTGAGGCGCTCCTCGCACCGAGCGTCACCCGGAAGTTGATCGAGGAGTTCGCGAATCGGCCGGAGCACCGCCGGCCGGACCCCCGGGCGCTGCGGGAGCTGACCGCTCGGGAGCGGGAGGTCCTCGCGCTCGTCGCGGCCGGCATGTCGAACGACGAGATCGCCGAGCACCTCGTGATCAGTCCGGCGACGTCGCGCACCCACGTCAGTCGGGTGATGACCAAACTGGGCGCGCGGGACCGCGCACAACTCGTGGTGCTCGCCTACGAATCAGGTTTGGTGTCACCGCGCCGAGGGTGA
- a CDS encoding UDP-glucose dehydrogenase family protein: MFVRRIAVVGTGYVGLTTGACLASLGHRVVCADVDALKVARLRAGQVDILEPDLADLVAAGQAAGRLAFVEGARHAVGDAEVVFLCLPTPMGVGGAADLSAVEAVAREIRDVLPRGAVVVCKSTVPVGTSTRVAALLGREDVAVVSNPEFLREGSAVRDFLHPDRIVVGADSPRAAERVGALFTRLGAPTVLMDAASAEMVKYAANCFLAMKLSYVNAVAELCELVGADVASVTEGMGHDKRIGQSFLKPGPGWGGSCLPKDTHAMVRIAEAVGVDFPLVKATIETNARQQRRVVEKLRRAIGPLAGARIGVLGLAFKAGTNDLRDSPALAVAELLAFEGAELLAHDPEISRPLAGMTVVDSPYAAVRGADAVVLLTEWPQFRALDWALVASAMAGSTVLDTRGHLDPDAVARAGLVLHGLGRELRVSDQAR; encoded by the coding sequence ATGTTCGTCCGGCGGATCGCGGTCGTGGGTACGGGTTACGTGGGCCTGACGACGGGGGCGTGCCTGGCCTCCCTCGGGCATCGGGTCGTGTGCGCGGACGTGGACGCGCTGAAGGTCGCCCGGCTGCGCGCCGGGCAGGTCGACATCCTCGAACCCGACCTCGCCGACCTGGTCGCGGCCGGCCAGGCCGCGGGACGGCTCGCGTTCGTGGAGGGCGCGCGGCACGCCGTCGGTGACGCCGAGGTGGTGTTCCTGTGCCTGCCGACACCCATGGGCGTCGGCGGCGCGGCCGACCTGAGCGCGGTCGAGGCGGTGGCCCGGGAGATCCGCGACGTCCTCCCCCGCGGCGCGGTCGTGGTGTGCAAGTCCACCGTTCCGGTCGGCACGTCCACCCGGGTCGCGGCCCTGCTCGGGCGGGAGGACGTCGCCGTCGTCTCCAACCCCGAGTTCCTGCGCGAGGGCAGCGCCGTGCGCGACTTCCTGCACCCCGACCGGATCGTGGTCGGCGCGGACTCGCCGCGGGCCGCCGAACGCGTCGGCGCGCTGTTCACCAGGCTCGGCGCGCCCACCGTGCTCATGGACGCGGCCAGCGCCGAGATGGTCAAGTACGCCGCCAACTGCTTCCTGGCGATGAAGCTGTCCTACGTCAACGCGGTCGCCGAGCTGTGCGAGCTCGTCGGCGCGGACGTCGCCTCGGTCACCGAGGGCATGGGCCACGACAAGCGCATCGGCCAGTCGTTCCTCAAGCCGGGCCCCGGCTGGGGCGGGTCGTGCCTGCCCAAGGACACGCACGCCATGGTGCGCATCGCCGAGGCCGTCGGCGTCGACTTCCCGCTGGTCAAGGCCACCATCGAGACGAACGCCCGGCAGCAGCGGCGGGTGGTGGAGAAGCTGCGCCGGGCCATCGGGCCGCTCGCCGGCGCCCGCATCGGCGTGCTGGGGCTGGCGTTCAAGGCGGGCACCAACGACCTGCGCGACTCGCCCGCGCTGGCGGTGGCGGAGCTGCTCGCGTTCGAGGGCGCGGAGCTCCTCGCCCACGACCCGGAGATCAGCCGGCCGCTGGCGGGGATGACGGTGGTCGACTCGCCGTACGCGGCGGTGCGCGGCGCGGACGCGGTCGTGCTGCTGACCGAGTGGCCGCAGTTCCGCGCGCTGGACTGGGCGCTGGTGGCGTCGGCGATGGCCGGTTCGACTGTGCTGGACACTCGGGGCCACCTCGACCCGGACGCGGTGGCGCGGGCAGGGCTCGTGCTGCACGGCCTGGGGCGCGAGCTGCGGGTCTCCGACCAGGCCAGGTGA
- a CDS encoding sensor histidine kinase produces the protein MAWLAWVWFAATFAPLIWRKRFPVAVIAVTGVSTWLYYVTGHWGPLIVAPAVAVLSLRRTRVAEQRSRQVEEERLRIAREVHDVVAHSLAMINVQAGVAAHVADRRPEEAVKALKAIKEASGHALDDLRATLGVLRTGEGTTPAPSLDRLAELVGPVPVAKVVGSPGAVPAPVDAAAYRVVQEALTNALRYAPDASEIVISFERTEEALVLTVTDDGTARGGQAPQGAGSGIRGMRERVEALGGTLVAGPSAAGFTVEAVLPWEVRGDQGGAGRRPGVGARGVPPAARHRGRLRGRRRGR, from the coding sequence GTGGCGTGGCTGGCGTGGGTCTGGTTCGCGGCGACGTTCGCGCCGCTGATCTGGCGCAAGCGCTTCCCCGTCGCCGTCATCGCGGTCACCGGGGTCTCGACGTGGCTCTACTACGTCACCGGGCACTGGGGCCCGCTGATCGTCGCCCCCGCCGTCGCCGTGCTCTCCCTGCGCCGCACCAGGGTCGCCGAGCAGCGGAGCCGGCAGGTGGAGGAAGAGCGGCTGCGCATCGCGCGGGAGGTGCACGACGTCGTCGCGCACAGCCTCGCCATGATCAACGTGCAGGCCGGCGTCGCCGCGCACGTCGCCGACCGCCGTCCCGAAGAGGCGGTCAAGGCGCTCAAGGCGATCAAGGAGGCCAGCGGCCACGCGTTGGACGACCTGCGCGCCACCCTCGGCGTGCTGCGCACCGGCGAGGGCACGACGCCGGCGCCCAGCCTCGACCGCCTGGCCGAGCTGGTCGGACCGGTGCCGGTCGCCAAGGTCGTCGGCTCGCCGGGCGCGGTGCCCGCACCCGTCGACGCCGCCGCCTACCGGGTGGTCCAGGAGGCGTTGACCAACGCGCTGCGGTACGCGCCGGACGCGTCCGAGATCGTCATCTCGTTCGAGCGCACCGAGGAGGCCCTGGTCCTCACCGTCACCGACGACGGCACGGCCAGGGGCGGCCAGGCGCCGCAGGGCGCGGGCTCCGGCATCCGCGGCATGCGGGAGCGGGTCGAAGCGCTCGGCGGCACGCTGGTCGCGGGACCATCGGCCGCGGGCTTCACCGTCGAGGCGGTCCTACCGTGGGAGGTTCGTGGTGATCAGGGTGGTGCTGGCCGACGACCAGGCGTTGGTGCGCGCGGGGTTCCGCCTGCTGCTCGACACCGAGGACGGCTTCGAGGTCGTCGGCGAGGCCGGTGA
- a CDS encoding SDR family NAD(P)-dependent oxidoreductase produces MEISGTAAVVTGGASGLGLATARALAARGAAVFALDLSTDGAPDVEGVTYLAADVTSEEDVQAAVDTAAGSGSPLRVVVNCAGIGPSARTVGKSGPHPLDLYRKVIDVNLVGTFNVLRLAAAAIGKTEPLEHGQRGVVINTASIAAFDGQIGQVAYAASKAAVVGMTLPAARDLSSVGVRVMTIAPGIVDTPMLATVSDEFRAGLAAGVPFPKRLALPEEYARLAVAIVEHDYLNGEVIRMDGALRMAPR; encoded by the coding sequence ATGGAGATCTCGGGTACCGCGGCGGTCGTCACCGGCGGCGCGTCCGGGCTTGGCCTCGCGACCGCACGGGCGTTGGCGGCACGTGGTGCGGCGGTGTTCGCGCTGGACCTCTCTACCGACGGCGCCCCCGACGTCGAGGGCGTCACCTACCTGGCGGCGGACGTGACCTCCGAGGAGGACGTCCAAGCCGCCGTCGACACCGCCGCGGGCTCCGGCTCGCCGCTGCGGGTCGTGGTGAACTGCGCGGGCATCGGCCCGTCGGCGCGGACGGTCGGCAAGTCCGGCCCGCACCCGCTCGACCTGTACCGGAAGGTCATCGACGTCAACCTGGTCGGCACGTTCAACGTGCTGCGGCTGGCGGCGGCGGCGATCGGCAAGACCGAGCCGCTGGAGCACGGCCAGCGGGGCGTGGTGATCAACACGGCGTCGATCGCGGCGTTCGACGGGCAGATCGGCCAGGTGGCGTACGCGGCGTCCAAGGCCGCGGTCGTCGGGATGACGCTGCCCGCCGCGCGCGACCTGTCGTCGGTGGGCGTGCGGGTGATGACGATCGCGCCGGGCATCGTGGACACGCCGATGCTGGCCACCGTGTCCGACGAGTTCCGGGCGGGCCTGGCGGCGGGCGTGCCGTTCCCGAAGCGGCTGGCGCTGCCGGAGGAGTACGCGCGGCTGGCCGTGGCGATCGTCGAGCACGACTACCTGAACGGCGAGGTCATCCGCATGGACGGCGCCCTGCGCATGGCGCCGCGGTGA